The Vitis vinifera cultivar Pinot Noir 40024 chromosome 16, ASM3070453v1 DNA segment CTTAATTCCCCATTCATCTTCTATTCATCTTCTTTTCATCTTTCATGCTCACCTCATATCCTCTACTATGATTTAATATACAAATGCTCCATTTTTTATGAGCTGATAAATTCTGCTGATTGAATTTGCGTTttattgggattttgaaaatctgaaaaataaaaaataggagaaTAATTCAATTACAAGGGATAAAATAATCTCTAAAtctgaaaaaataatttgaaataattagtgaaaataattttttacattttaaaactCCTGTTAGATGAATTTTTGGGTAAagtaatatattgtttttcttacatttcaCCTCAAAACATCGAGCTAAACTAATGGATCCAAACTAaggccttttcttttctttcttcgaATTTTTAGCGCTCAATAAAATTAAGGGAAATTATTGAACAAAGAGTTAAATGTTTATTTGGAtttagttttttgaaaattaaagaaataaaagaaaaatgttaaaagttcTTTTATAATGGATTCTTTCCTACCTACttacaattaatatttttctttattttcttcttatttttccaaGGACGTGaacctaaaaatacaaagtaataCAATTGATATTCAAGTATTCCTTTTGGATCACgaaatatttaataacaaaaaattactaAGATTGTTGAATATTgttgattttcttaatttttttttcatatccaaGTGGACCATCCTAACCCTTAATTTTCCAAGTAATTCATCTTTATTTCAACTCTCAATAATTACAATTGTGTAAAAAACTCCATAaacatcatttttcttgttttaatggTTATTCACATAGATGACTTTTCCCTTATACCTGACATGAGAAGTTCGATGTTAATGGTCAATCGAATCGCCAAGTGTCATCGTACCTACCAATTGGATCACTGTATATAATGGTATAGAATAAGGATAGAGATTTCTTCACATTCCTTTTACAtagagtttcatttttatttttatttttatttttgtcataaaattggATGAATTTGTGTTTAGGGAGTCATGAAGACAATACGGTATTATGAAACATAAAACTATGATACATAATAGGGATTAGAAGGGTATGTTTTAATTTCCTCTACAAGTTAGGATAGAGTTAGTAGCAGAATTGGTACTGCCTCAAAAATGAACCATAGAATACAAGAAAGGGACCCAAAAAGATAAGGTTGAAGcctagaataaaattaattagattaGAATCATATCACATGAACATGTAATTTAGCATGTTTTTATTAATTCCAAGAGCATAACAagctaattacattttttttcttaattttttataggtGTATCGAAGAAAATAATTGTGACAGGtaatattctatttatacatattttattatagagATAAAGATTCTTAATTTGGttattttacctatttatttaaataaaaagtttaagttttcttctttttatttatgcaAGTGCAATCTTTGGTTTCTTTCTTCTCATGTTAGTAATTGTTGTGCCTTATCGTGCCTATAGCTCAAATAAAGTAGAAAGAGATAATAGAGTAAAGGTTAAAAAGTTTCTAGAAGACTATGAAGCTCTCAAGCCCTCAAGATACTCCTATGCTGATATTAAAAGGATTGCAAGTCAATTCAAAGATAAATTAGGGGAAGAAGGATATGGAACCGTGTATAAAGGAAAGCTTTCAGATGAAGTTTTTGTTGCAGTAAAAATCCTTAACAATTCTCAAGGAAATGGGGAAGAGTTCATTAATGAAGTAGCAACAATGGGTACAATCCACCATGTTAATATAGTTCGTTTAGTTGGATTTTGTGCTGATAGATTTAAACGAGCTCTAATTTATGAGTACTTACCAAATGAGTCATTGGAgaagttcatattttcaaaagttgtCAAGAACTATTCACTTAGTTGgaagaaacttcaagaaattgcTATAGGTATAGCAAAAGGAATTGAGTATCTTCATCAAGGTTGTGATCAAAGAATCcttcattttgatatcaaacctCATAATATTTTACTTGACCACAACTTTAATCCAAAGATTTCTGACTTTGGTTTAGCCAAATTGTGCTCCAAGGAACAAAGTGCAGTCTCTATGACAATTGTAAGGGGAACAATGGGCTATATCGCTCCAGAAGTGTTATCTAGGAATTTTGGGAATGTGTCTTATAAGTcagatgtttatagttttggaatgttgttaCTTGAAATGGTTGGAGGAAGAAAGAACATTGATGTTAGTGTGGAGAGTACTACCCAATTATATTTCCCAGAATGGATTTATAATCATTTGGATATAGGGGAAGAATTGCATATTCGAATTGAAGAAGAAGGAGATGTTGAGATTGCAAAGAAATTAGCAATTGTGGGACTTTCATGTATTCAGTGGTGTCCAGTGGATCGTCCTTCCATGAAAATTGTGGTTCAAATGTTGGAAGGAGAAGGAGACAAGTTAACCATGCCTCCTAACCCTTTTGCTTCAACAGTTCCAACAAACTTGAGCAAGCCAGGTAGAGTTTTTCAACAAGAGTTGTCAATAATTTCAGAACTAgagtaaaaataattgtctATATGTTCAACTTATTATGAATGTatagtttaataaaaattcatattgtagttgttcatcatcatagcatctttctttatatttctGTTAATTGAACATATGATTGTATAAAATGATTATACCAGTGGCTCAATTGATGTTAGATTCCAGAAGTTCTTATTCCCATGTAATGTATTTCTTgtgtattaaattttaatgaatatgtCCAAGAATATTCTTGCAACCCAATTTATAGTTCAGCTACACACAACTCTATAGATCACCTTTCAATCAAGTAAGAGCAACTAATGTCCATCACATTCAAGATAGAAAGTATTGCACGAAATAGTAATAGAATTAGATCTAGGAAACTTGAAAATAAGAGTCCCATCCACTACACCCATATAgagtttcttttgtttcttttttcttcttctttttttttttttctttttttgcattTACCACTTTTTTATTGGACTGAGAAGTAAGCCTAATTAGTTATGTAATGACTAAATTATACTGAATGGTGATGGCTTGTTGGAGAACTTTGCATCGAATAAAATGGAGATCGATTTCAATGTGTTTACTCCTTGCATGAAACACTGGATTTGCTGCTAGCTAAGTACCACTTTGGTTATGACACCATATCAATGGTGAAGATAGGGCAGGTATCCTAACAATAAAGGAGTTAGAGAGTCAGGTGAATGCTTGATCTTGAACTTTATCAATACAAATTACCAATGGACCATATGTACTAGACCAcgaaaaatattagattgtGGGAGAAATGAACCATATGATATGTGACCATGTAGTAATCattgagaaaggaaaaaaatatggactcAATAGattatgtaataataataataataataataataatagactcAAACTCTCTCAATATATGGTATATATTGTTTAACCTAAACAACAAAAAGCCCAGTGGCTGAG contains these protein-coding regions:
- the LOC132255327 gene encoding rust resistance kinase Lr10-like, which encodes KDCLSFLLFIYASAIFGFFLLMLVIVVPYRAYSSNKVERDNRVKVKKFLEDYEALKPSRYSYADIKRIASQFKDKLGEEGYGTVYKGKLSDEVFVAVKILNNSQGNGEEFINEVATMGTIHHVNIVRLVGFCADRFKRALIYEYLPNESLEKFIFSKVVKNYSLSWKKLQEIAIGIAKGIEYLHQGCDQRILHFDIKPHNILLDHNFNPKISDFGLAKLCSKEQSAVSMTIVRGTMGYIAPEVLSRNFGNVSYKSDVYSFGMLLLEMVGGRKNIDVSVESTTQLYFPEWIYNHLDIGEELHIRIEEEGDVEIAKKLAIVGLSCIQWCPVDRPSMKIVVQMLEGEGDKLTMPPNPFASTVPTNLSKPGRVFQQELSIISELE